A genomic region of Kribbella sp. NBC_00382 contains the following coding sequences:
- a CDS encoding GNAT family N-acetyltransferase, whose product MLEIRAMEDGDPVVISAAFSALGWPGRTVERYEKLLGQQRAGERDVFVATVDGELAGYVTLTWEPAYDHGAGIPEVQDLNVLPTFRRQGIGSALMDAAEARAAERSSVVGIGVGLYADYGSAQRMYFRRGYLPDGRGLMYDWKPVPPGEMVRLDDDATLMFTKSLR is encoded by the coding sequence GTGCTGGAGATCAGGGCGATGGAGGACGGGGATCCGGTGGTGATCTCGGCGGCGTTCAGTGCGTTGGGGTGGCCGGGGCGGACGGTGGAGCGGTATGAGAAATTGCTCGGACAGCAGCGCGCTGGGGAGCGTGATGTCTTTGTGGCGACCGTGGACGGGGAGCTTGCGGGGTATGTGACCTTGACCTGGGAGCCGGCGTACGACCACGGGGCCGGCATACCGGAGGTACAGGATCTCAACGTGTTGCCGACATTCCGGCGGCAAGGGATCGGGAGTGCGTTGATGGATGCGGCCGAGGCGCGGGCTGCGGAGCGGTCGAGTGTGGTGGGGATCGGGGTCGGGTTGTACGCCGACTACGGGAGCGCTCAGCGGATGTACTTCCGGCGCGGGTATCTGCCGGACGGACGCGGGCTGATGTACGACTGGAAGCCGGTGCCGCCCGGTGAGATGGTGCGGCTCGACGACGACGCGACGTTGATGTTCACGAAGTCGCTGAGGTAG
- a CDS encoding VOC family protein — translation MHLEQFAVIVDDYDAAIRFYVDVLGFELVEDSPSVTNDGRPKRWVVVRPPGATTALLLAKADGERQQQAVGNQFAGRVGLFLRVDDFEDTYGRMRRAGVQFVNEPRDEPYGRVVVFVDVSGNRWDLLGPNPQT, via the coding sequence ATGCATCTTGAGCAGTTTGCGGTGATTGTTGATGACTACGACGCCGCTATCCGGTTCTACGTCGATGTGCTGGGGTTCGAGCTGGTCGAGGACTCGCCGTCGGTCACCAACGACGGGCGGCCGAAGCGATGGGTTGTTGTGCGGCCCCCTGGTGCGACGACCGCGTTGCTGCTCGCCAAGGCTGACGGTGAGCGGCAACAGCAGGCGGTCGGCAATCAGTTCGCCGGGCGGGTGGGCCTGTTCCTGCGGGTCGACGACTTCGAGGACACCTACGGCCGGATGCGTCGGGCGGGAGTTCAGTTCGTCAACGAACCGCGGGACGAGCCGTACGGCCGCGTGGTCGTCTTCGTCGACGTCTCGGGGAACCGCTGGGATCTCCTCGGCCCCAACCCCCAGACCTGA
- a CDS encoding Tex family protein: MALQSIEQRIADELEVGVGQVRATVGLLDEGSTVPFIARYRKEITGELDDAQLRTLEERLRYLRELEERRQTVLESIESQGKLDDALKASILAAETKSRLEDIYLPFKPKRRTKAMIAREAGLEPLADGLLSDPSVPPLAAATVFVNDQVADPQAALDGARAILVERFAEDADLIGELRERVWSRGRLGSKVREGKETDGAKFSDYFDFDEPFTKMPSHRILAMFRGEKEEVLSLTIEPEPAGAEELDGPTEYEATIARKVGVENKGRPADQWLVETVRWAWRTKILVHLGIDLRTRLRQAAEDEAVRIFASNLRDLLLAAPAGTRATMGLDPGFRTGVKVAVVDATGKVVSTGVIYPHVPQNQWDRSIATLAALAAAHKVDLIAIGNGTASRETDKLAAELIAKHPELKLTKAVVSEAGASVYSASAFASAELPGMDVTLRGAVSIARRLQDPLAELVKIDPKSIGVGQYQHDLPEASLSRSLDAVVEDAVNAVGVDLNTASAPLLTRVSGITQGLADNIVIYRDQNGPFKSRTALKEVPRLGPKAFEQAAGFLRIPDGADPLDSSSVHPEAYPVVRRIIDATSTDLKSLIGSPALKALKAADFVDDMFGLPTVTDILAELEKPGRDPRPAFKTATFAEGVDKIGDLKPGMRLEGQVTNVAAFGAFIDIGVHQDGLAHVSALSKNYVKDPREVVKPGDIVKVKVLEVDIPRQRISLTLRLDDEVGAQTSGPRTGEGRSARSGENRSGGPGGSGGGRGPGGSGGGRGPGGSGGGGRGPGGGGQGRGGQGGGQGRGGQGGRGNSQPAKDVPMDEGSLADAFRKAGFTVR, encoded by the coding sequence GTGGCATTGCAGTCGATCGAGCAGAGGATCGCTGACGAGCTGGAAGTCGGCGTGGGCCAGGTCCGGGCAACCGTCGGGCTGCTGGACGAGGGCTCGACGGTGCCGTTCATCGCGCGGTACCGCAAGGAAATCACCGGCGAGCTCGACGACGCGCAACTGCGCACGCTCGAGGAGCGCCTGCGGTACCTGCGCGAACTGGAGGAGCGCCGGCAGACCGTGCTCGAGTCGATCGAGAGCCAGGGCAAGCTGGACGACGCCCTGAAGGCATCGATCCTCGCGGCGGAGACGAAGTCGCGGCTGGAGGACATCTACCTGCCGTTCAAGCCGAAGCGCCGGACCAAGGCGATGATCGCCCGCGAGGCCGGGCTGGAGCCGCTCGCGGACGGACTGCTGTCCGACCCGAGCGTGCCGCCACTGGCCGCGGCGACGGTGTTCGTGAACGACCAGGTGGCCGACCCGCAGGCAGCGCTCGACGGCGCCCGGGCGATCCTGGTCGAGCGCTTCGCCGAGGACGCCGACCTGATCGGCGAGCTGCGTGAGCGGGTCTGGTCGCGCGGCCGGCTCGGCTCGAAGGTGCGCGAGGGCAAGGAGACCGACGGCGCGAAGTTCTCGGACTACTTCGACTTCGACGAGCCGTTCACCAAGATGCCGTCGCACCGGATCCTGGCGATGTTCCGTGGCGAGAAGGAAGAGGTCCTCTCGCTGACCATCGAGCCCGAGCCCGCGGGGGCCGAGGAGCTGGACGGCCCGACCGAGTACGAGGCGACCATCGCCCGCAAGGTCGGCGTGGAAAACAAGGGCCGCCCGGCCGACCAGTGGCTGGTCGAGACGGTTCGCTGGGCGTGGCGGACGAAGATCCTGGTCCACCTCGGCATCGACCTGCGGACCCGGCTGCGCCAGGCCGCCGAGGACGAGGCGGTCCGCATCTTCGCGTCGAACCTGCGTGACCTGCTGCTCGCGGCACCGGCCGGCACGCGCGCCACGATGGGGCTGGACCCAGGCTTCCGTACCGGCGTCAAGGTCGCCGTGGTCGACGCGACCGGCAAGGTCGTCTCCACCGGGGTCATCTACCCCCACGTCCCGCAGAACCAATGGGACCGGTCGATCGCGACGCTGGCAGCGCTGGCCGCCGCACACAAGGTCGATTTGATTGCTATTGGCAACGGTACGGCGTCGCGTGAGACCGACAAGCTGGCGGCCGAGCTGATCGCCAAGCACCCCGAGCTCAAGCTGACCAAGGCAGTCGTGTCGGAGGCAGGGGCGTCTGTGTACTCCGCCTCCGCCTTCGCGTCGGCCGAGTTGCCCGGGATGGACGTCACGCTGCGCGGCGCGGTGTCGATCGCGCGCCGGCTGCAGGACCCGCTGGCCGAGCTGGTGAAGATCGACCCGAAGTCGATCGGCGTCGGGCAGTACCAGCACGACTTGCCGGAGGCCTCGCTGTCCCGTTCGCTGGACGCGGTCGTCGAAGACGCGGTGAACGCGGTCGGGGTCGACCTCAACACCGCCTCCGCGCCGCTGCTGACCCGGGTCTCCGGGATCACCCAGGGGCTCGCGGACAACATCGTCATCTACCGCGACCAGAACGGTCCGTTCAAGTCGCGGACCGCGCTCAAGGAGGTACCGCGGCTCGGGCCGAAGGCGTTCGAGCAGGCGGCCGGCTTCCTCCGGATCCCGGATGGCGCGGACCCGCTGGACTCGTCGAGCGTGCACCCAGAGGCGTATCCGGTGGTACGGCGGATCATCGACGCGACCAGCACTGATCTGAAGTCGCTGATCGGCTCGCCCGCGTTGAAGGCGCTGAAGGCGGCGGACTTCGTGGACGACATGTTCGGCCTGCCGACGGTGACCGACATCCTGGCCGAGCTGGAGAAGCCCGGGCGCGACCCGCGGCCGGCCTTCAAGACCGCGACCTTCGCCGAGGGTGTCGACAAGATCGGCGACCTGAAGCCCGGGATGCGGCTGGAAGGCCAGGTCACCAACGTGGCGGCCTTCGGCGCGTTCATCGACATCGGTGTGCACCAGGACGGTCTGGCGCACGTCTCGGCCCTGTCGAAGAACTACGTCAAGGACCCCCGCGAGGTGGTCAAGCCGGGCGACATCGTCAAGGTGAAGGTCCTCGAGGTCGACATCCCGCGGCAACGCATCTCCCTGACCCTGCGCCTCGACGACGAGGTAGGCGCCCAGACCTCCGGCCCCCGCACCGGCGAAGGCCGCTCGGCCCGCTCCGGTGAAAACCGTAGCGGCGGCCCAGGCGGTTCCGGCGGCGGCCGTGGCCCGGGCGGCTCTGGCGGTGGCCGTGGTCCGGGCGGTTCCGGCGGCGGAGGCCGCGGCCCGGGCGGCGGCGGTCAAGGTCGCGGCGGCCAAGGCGGCGGTCAGGGCCGAGGCGGTCAAGGCGGCCGGGGCAACTCGCAGCCGGCCAAGGACGTCCCGATGGACGAAGGCTCCCTCGCCGACGCCTTCCGCAAGGCAGGCTTCACCGTCCGCTGA
- a CDS encoding MFS transporter: MYATTDTLATTPATQGGRSRWLALYVLCAGMLMIVLDVTIVNVALPAIQDDLGFSSSSLAWVVNAYLIAFGGLLLLAGRLGDLLGRRTIFVSGLIVFTVASVLCGLASSSTVLIAARFLQGVGGALTSAVILGMIVTLFPEPREQAKAIGVFAFVASAGGSIGLLAGGVLTQAISWHWIFFVNLPIGIVTALLAVRCIEKDKGLGFGRGTDVPGAVLITSALMVGVFTIVKPAAELGWTAPRTIALSLLTLTLLACFIVREATATNPLVPLRIFRSRTLTGANLIQALSSAGMFGIFFLGSLYLQRVLGYDALEIGLAFLPTTLVMGLLSVKYSEKLVMRFGPRRPLIGGLVLIVAGLALFTQAPVDGNYFIHVMPVLFLLGLGGGVCFPALMGLSMADVKPEDAGLASGLIGTMGEVGAALGLAVLATLSATRTETLTAAGKPALDALTSGFHLSFAVAGLLVAIAVVIACTLMRPTRSTAAEAKGDEDLVLDAA, translated from the coding sequence ATGTACGCGACGACCGACACCCTGGCGACGACGCCGGCCACGCAGGGCGGCCGCTCGCGCTGGCTTGCTCTCTATGTTCTCTGCGCGGGCATGCTGATGATCGTTCTCGACGTCACGATCGTGAACGTGGCGCTGCCGGCCATCCAAGACGATCTCGGCTTCAGCAGCTCCAGCCTCGCGTGGGTGGTGAACGCTTACCTGATCGCCTTCGGCGGGCTGCTCCTGCTGGCTGGCCGGCTCGGCGACCTGCTCGGGCGGCGGACCATCTTCGTCAGCGGGCTGATCGTCTTCACCGTGGCCTCCGTCCTCTGCGGGCTCGCTTCTTCTTCGACTGTCCTCATCGCCGCCCGGTTCCTGCAAGGGGTGGGCGGAGCGCTCACCTCGGCCGTCATCCTGGGCATGATCGTGACGCTGTTCCCCGAACCGCGGGAGCAGGCCAAGGCGATCGGCGTCTTCGCCTTCGTCGCCTCGGCCGGTGGCTCGATCGGCCTGCTGGCCGGTGGCGTGCTGACGCAGGCGATCAGCTGGCACTGGATCTTCTTCGTGAACCTGCCGATCGGGATCGTCACCGCTCTGCTGGCTGTTCGTTGCATCGAGAAGGACAAGGGGCTCGGGTTCGGGCGCGGTACCGACGTACCGGGTGCTGTGCTGATCACCTCGGCGCTGATGGTCGGCGTGTTCACGATCGTGAAGCCGGCCGCTGAGCTGGGCTGGACCGCTCCCCGGACCATCGCGCTGTCGCTGCTGACGCTGACTCTGCTGGCCTGCTTCATCGTCCGGGAGGCGACCGCCACGAACCCACTGGTGCCGTTGCGGATCTTCCGGTCCCGGACGCTGACCGGGGCCAACCTGATCCAGGCGCTGTCCTCGGCGGGCATGTTCGGGATCTTCTTCCTCGGGTCGCTCTACCTGCAGCGCGTACTCGGGTACGACGCCCTGGAGATCGGGCTGGCGTTCCTGCCGACGACGCTGGTGATGGGGTTGCTGTCGGTGAAGTACTCGGAGAAGCTGGTGATGCGCTTCGGCCCGCGCCGGCCGCTGATCGGCGGGCTCGTCCTGATCGTGGCCGGGCTGGCGCTCTTCACCCAGGCACCTGTCGACGGCAACTACTTCATCCACGTGATGCCGGTACTTTTCCTGCTCGGACTGGGTGGCGGCGTCTGCTTCCCCGCCCTGATGGGCCTGTCGATGGCAGACGTGAAGCCCGAAGACGCCGGCCTCGCCTCCGGCCTGATCGGCACCATGGGCGAGGTAGGCGCCGCCCTCGGCCTGGCCGTACTGGCCACCCTCTCAGCCACCCGCACCGAGACCCTGACCGCCGCCGGCAAGCCCGCCCTCGACGCCCTGACCAGCGGCTTCCACCTCTCCTTCGCCGTCGCCGGTCTCCTCGTCGCCATCGCAGTAGTCATCGCCTGCACCCTGATGCGCCCCACCCGCTCCACGGCCGCTGAGGCCAAGGGCGACGAAGACCTCGTACTCGACGCCGCCTGA
- a CDS encoding DUF624 domain-containing protein → MSETGGAGRTNAVLSKLSVVGDLLMLQLVFLVLSLGIVTLYPAAFAFQRVLPDALSQEHPQLLRRFFRQFRWAFPRFWLSGLALYFGSIALAFGLFFWANANGPIRIVALVILIPLTGMIIGLYLSTLAVLPAAAEDSTPKSLFREANLFLLRRSLAVAGGVVGLFTWFALVSQLPTLFAIGSGLVPALIGYWISRTRTVPAKKDSPDVSI, encoded by the coding sequence GTGAGCGAGACCGGTGGAGCCGGCCGGACCAACGCCGTGCTGTCGAAGCTGTCGGTGGTCGGTGACCTGCTGATGCTGCAGCTCGTCTTCCTGGTCCTCAGCCTCGGCATCGTCACGCTCTACCCGGCGGCGTTCGCGTTCCAGCGGGTGCTGCCGGACGCCCTCAGCCAGGAGCATCCGCAGCTGCTACGGCGCTTCTTCCGGCAGTTCAGGTGGGCCTTCCCGCGATTCTGGCTCTCCGGCCTCGCCCTGTACTTCGGCAGCATCGCGCTCGCCTTCGGCCTGTTCTTCTGGGCGAACGCGAACGGCCCGATCCGGATCGTCGCGCTGGTCATCCTGATCCCGCTGACCGGAATGATCATCGGGCTGTACCTCAGCACGCTCGCCGTCCTGCCGGCCGCGGCTGAGGACAGTACGCCCAAGAGTCTCTTCCGGGAGGCCAACCTCTTCCTGCTGCGGCGGTCGCTGGCGGTCGCCGGTGGCGTGGTCGGTTTGTTCACTTGGTTCGCTTTGGTTAGTCAGTTGCCGACCCTGTTCGCGATCGGCTCCGGGCTGGTTCCGGCGCTGATCGGCTACTGGATCTCGCGCACTAGGACCGTACCGGCGAAAAAAGATTCGCCGGACGTGTCAATCTGA
- a CDS encoding LacI family DNA-binding transcriptional regulator encodes MLAPERHELILRSLRRHGRLRVAELAAELGVSAITVRRDLAELDTAGLLRRVHGGAVGTTPAPVRGSQSGNQPTIGIIVPSSTFYYTDVIRGAEATAERYGARLVLGVSGYDVAVEQERLEKVLGIGVAGLLLSTALGDGRAAEISRTLDAIDVPVVLMERAFGFPDVGREYDHVRTDHAYGAMLALRHLVSLGHRRIGINLNASVTAYWLRQGIKQAAESLGVELFISPVALPARGEDPTTIAQHDKFMAECEAFGARAALVHSDEHAARLTERAMERGLRIPDDFAIVAYNDETAALAVIPLTAVCPPKLKLGEAACELLLRRLRIPADQAQATQHLSLLPELRVRESCGAALGDRI; translated from the coding sequence ATGCTCGCACCGGAACGCCACGAGCTGATCCTGCGCAGCCTGCGCCGGCACGGCCGGCTGCGGGTGGCCGAACTGGCGGCCGAGCTGGGCGTTTCCGCGATCACAGTACGCCGCGACCTCGCCGAACTGGATACGGCCGGACTCCTGCGCCGCGTGCACGGCGGCGCTGTGGGCACCACGCCGGCCCCGGTCCGCGGCAGCCAAAGCGGCAACCAGCCCACCATCGGCATCATCGTCCCGAGCTCCACCTTCTACTACACCGACGTGATCCGCGGCGCCGAGGCGACGGCCGAGCGGTACGGCGCTCGCCTGGTGCTCGGCGTCTCCGGGTACGACGTCGCCGTCGAGCAGGAGCGCCTCGAGAAGGTGCTCGGCATCGGGGTCGCCGGGCTGCTCCTCAGTACCGCCCTCGGCGACGGCCGGGCGGCCGAGATCAGCCGGACGCTGGACGCGATCGATGTACCGGTCGTGTTGATGGAGCGGGCGTTCGGGTTCCCGGATGTCGGGCGGGAGTACGACCACGTGCGCACGGATCACGCGTACGGGGCGATGCTCGCGCTGCGTCATCTCGTCTCGCTCGGCCATCGGCGGATCGGGATCAACTTGAACGCGAGCGTTACGGCGTACTGGCTGAGGCAGGGCATCAAGCAGGCGGCCGAGTCGCTCGGGGTGGAGCTGTTCATCTCGCCGGTCGCGCTGCCGGCTCGCGGTGAGGACCCGACGACGATTGCCCAGCACGACAAGTTCATGGCCGAGTGTGAGGCGTTCGGCGCCCGGGCGGCGCTGGTGCACTCCGACGAGCACGCCGCGCGACTGACCGAGCGGGCGATGGAACGCGGGCTGCGGATCCCGGACGATTTCGCGATCGTGGCGTACAACGACGAGACCGCCGCGCTGGCCGTCATCCCGTTGACGGCCGTCTGCCCGCCCAAGCTGAAGCTCGGCGAGGCTGCCTGCGAACTGCTCCTTCGAAGGCTCCGGATACCGGCCGATCAGGCCCAGGCCACCCAGCATTTGAGCCTCCTGCCGGAACTCCGCGTCCGGGAGTCCTGTGGGGCGGCACTCGGTGATCGAATTTGA
- a CDS encoding extracellular solute-binding protein yields MRRGARSGLVVLAAVLGLAASSCGNGVIDKSTDGVPPAEATGTLRVLIPSFPPSTKGREEFDKVVADFQKTYPKMKVEPDFATYGNLNEKMSTSIAAGIPYDVMVTGAGWIQPFASKRIFADLAPYGVTPDLIKEKSIGALVPAATYDGKLYAYPVVADARAAALRISAFKEAGLDPDKPPTNLTELKAAAEKLTKRNDKGTITRSGMDLAAPTSFRQTYVTLLASTGTPLYVDGKPNFSNDKGREVLNWLKSMINNVQPYGQQNAAQQPLVLSGDAAMGIVGGAVDCSDKGIGQKNCDDLKFFRFDSGKEIEFVGGDLASIGSRSRHKDAAWTFIQSLTKPSSADAIAKLNKKLPAYKDVINSPQAKSNPLSKFVAGGVEKAIYEGGSANWLEMRGNFDSQLTQAVLGQKDPTKVLANLAGQSR; encoded by the coding sequence GTGAGACGTGGTGCCCGGAGTGGATTGGTGGTGCTGGCCGCAGTACTCGGCCTGGCCGCCAGTAGTTGTGGCAACGGGGTGATCGACAAGTCGACCGACGGCGTGCCGCCGGCCGAGGCGACCGGGACGTTGCGGGTGCTGATCCCGTCCTTCCCGCCCAGTACGAAGGGGCGCGAGGAGTTCGACAAGGTGGTCGCGGACTTCCAGAAGACCTATCCGAAGATGAAGGTCGAGCCCGACTTCGCGACCTACGGCAACCTGAACGAGAAGATGTCGACCTCGATCGCGGCCGGCATCCCGTACGACGTGATGGTCACCGGCGCCGGCTGGATCCAGCCGTTCGCGTCGAAACGGATCTTCGCCGATCTGGCGCCGTACGGGGTCACGCCGGACCTGATCAAGGAGAAGAGCATCGGCGCGCTGGTGCCGGCCGCGACGTACGACGGCAAGCTCTACGCCTACCCGGTGGTCGCCGACGCCCGCGCCGCCGCGTTGCGGATCAGCGCCTTCAAGGAGGCCGGTCTCGACCCGGACAAGCCGCCGACCAACCTGACCGAGCTCAAGGCCGCCGCGGAGAAGCTGACCAAGCGCAACGACAAGGGCACCATCACCCGGTCCGGGATGGACCTGGCCGCGCCGACCAGCTTCCGCCAGACGTACGTCACGCTGCTCGCCTCGACCGGTACTCCGCTGTACGTCGACGGAAAGCCGAACTTCAGCAACGACAAGGGCCGCGAGGTCCTCAACTGGCTGAAGTCGATGATCAACAACGTCCAGCCGTACGGTCAGCAGAACGCCGCCCAGCAACCCCTCGTCCTGTCTGGTGACGCGGCGATGGGGATCGTCGGCGGCGCGGTCGACTGCTCCGACAAGGGGATCGGCCAGAAGAACTGCGACGACCTGAAGTTCTTCCGCTTCGACTCCGGCAAGGAGATCGAGTTCGTCGGCGGCGACCTGGCCTCGATCGGTTCGCGCAGCCGGCACAAGGACGCGGCCTGGACCTTCATCCAGTCGCTCACCAAGCCGAGCTCCGCGGACGCTATCGCCAAGCTGAACAAGAAGCTCCCGGCGTACAAGGACGTCATCAACTCGCCGCAGGCGAAGTCGAACCCGCTCAGCAAGTTCGTCGCCGGCGGGGTCGAGAAGGCCATCTACGAAGGCGGTTCGGCGAACTGGCTGGAGATGCGCGGCAACTTCGACTCCCAGCTCACCCAGGCGGTCCTCGGTCAGAAGGATCCCACCAAGGTGCTGGCCAACCTGGCAGGACAATCCCGATGA
- a CDS encoding carbohydrate ABC transporter permease encodes MSATLEQVTPAVSAKRSVPPAKDSRKLIRSQVRAGWVLLAPALLHSGIFIVIPVIAAITLSFTDYSFGDSWSWVGFQNYTDLFRDQDFLAALKNTILYAVVVIPLSMAISLAVAMGLNQKIKAIGFFRTAFYLPTVTATVAIATIWLWIYNPGSGLANGFLSLFGFAPGRWLSDPNTALPSLMVVGIWQGLGTKIIIYLAALQGVSRDLLESAALDGASRWQKFVNVTWPALGPVQFFVLVTSIVGTFQVFDLVYVMTKGGPGTETTVLVLDIYQNAFQALRLGAASAETVIMMILIAAFIGLGRLLQKADVND; translated from the coding sequence ATGAGCGCAACCCTCGAGCAAGTCACTCCCGCCGTCAGCGCCAAGCGTTCGGTCCCGCCGGCCAAGGACAGCCGCAAGCTGATCCGCAGTCAGGTCCGGGCCGGCTGGGTGCTGCTGGCCCCGGCGCTGCTGCACTCCGGCATCTTCATCGTGATCCCGGTGATCGCGGCGATCACGTTGAGCTTCACCGACTACAGCTTCGGCGACTCGTGGTCCTGGGTCGGTTTCCAGAACTACACGGATCTCTTCCGTGACCAGGACTTCCTGGCCGCGCTGAAGAACACGATCCTGTACGCCGTAGTCGTGATCCCGCTCTCGATGGCGATCTCGCTCGCGGTCGCGATGGGGCTGAACCAGAAGATCAAGGCGATCGGCTTCTTCCGGACCGCCTTCTACCTGCCGACGGTCACCGCGACGGTGGCGATCGCGACCATCTGGCTGTGGATCTACAACCCGGGCTCGGGTCTGGCGAACGGGTTCCTGAGCCTGTTCGGGTTCGCCCCCGGCCGCTGGCTGTCCGACCCGAACACGGCGCTGCCGTCGTTGATGGTGGTCGGCATCTGGCAGGGGCTCGGTACGAAGATCATCATCTACTTGGCCGCCCTGCAAGGCGTTTCGCGTGACCTGCTCGAGTCGGCCGCGCTGGACGGCGCCAGCCGCTGGCAGAAGTTCGTCAACGTGACCTGGCCGGCACTGGGGCCGGTGCAGTTCTTCGTCCTGGTCACCTCGATCGTCGGCACCTTCCAGGTCTTCGACCTGGTCTACGTGATGACCAAGGGCGGTCCCGGCACCGAGACGACGGTGCTGGTGCTGGATATCTATCAGAACGCGTTCCAGGCCCTGCGACTCGGTGCAGCGTCCGCCGAGACGGTCATCATGATGATCCTGATCGCGGCGTTCATCGGGCTCGGACGCCTGCTCCAGAAGGCGGATGTCAATGACTAG
- a CDS encoding carbohydrate ABC transporter permease — protein MTSATLTGPIVGTKPPGLRPGRVLLYVALSIGALLMITPFLWMVLTAFKSDLEIAKFSWLPGELRWHNFVEAMQTAPFLRYFRNSLFIAVGETAFTLAVCTTAGYALAKLPIRGSKALLSYFILLLLVPFQIILVPLFLIVKSIPLFGGNNILGQGGIGWLNSWWGLIIPLGAAPLFTFLARQFYVSIPNELAQAARVDGLGEFGIFWRIMTPLVKPALITICVFQIEAAWNGFLWPLMITTSDSMRPLQLGLAIFAQNPAEIQWPYLMAGTALATLPMIVMFVFAQKRFVEGMANVGIKG, from the coding sequence ATGACTAGCGCAACGCTGACCGGTCCCATCGTCGGTACCAAGCCGCCGGGTCTGCGGCCGGGTCGGGTACTGCTTTATGTCGCCTTGAGCATCGGCGCGCTGCTGATGATCACGCCGTTCCTGTGGATGGTGCTGACCGCCTTCAAGAGCGACCTGGAGATCGCCAAGTTCTCCTGGCTGCCGGGCGAGCTGCGCTGGCACAACTTCGTCGAGGCGATGCAGACCGCGCCGTTCCTGCGGTACTTCCGCAACAGCCTGTTTATCGCGGTCGGCGAGACGGCCTTCACCCTGGCGGTCTGTACTACGGCGGGCTACGCGCTGGCCAAGTTGCCGATCCGTGGCTCGAAGGCGCTGCTCAGCTACTTCATCCTGCTGCTGCTCGTACCGTTCCAGATCATCCTGGTACCGCTGTTCCTGATCGTGAAGTCGATCCCGCTGTTCGGCGGCAACAACATCCTCGGCCAGGGCGGCATCGGCTGGCTCAACTCCTGGTGGGGACTCATCATCCCGCTCGGCGCCGCGCCGCTGTTCACCTTCCTGGCCAGGCAGTTCTACGTCTCCATCCCGAACGAGCTGGCCCAGGCGGCCCGGGTCGACGGGCTGGGGGAGTTCGGCATCTTCTGGCGGATCATGACCCCGCTGGTGAAGCCGGCCCTGATCACCATCTGCGTCTTCCAGATCGAGGCAGCCTGGAACGGTTTCCTCTGGCCGCTGATGATCACCACGTCGGACTCGATGCGCCCGCTGCAGCTGGGGCTGGCGATCTTCGCGCAGAACCCGGCGGAGATCCAGTGGCCGTACCTGATGGCCGGTACGGCGCTCGCGACGCTGCCGATGATCGTGATGTTCGTCTTCGCCCAGAAGCGCTTCGTCGAAGGAATGGCGAACGTGGGCATCAAGGGCTAG